CCAAAAAAAACGTAACATAATACATGCATTCAACCGTACGGATAGATTTTTTTAACGACTACGACACGTACTGTCTCATCAttattaatcgttcttttgtgaGTTTTCAAGTGACTCTTCAAACTGTGAGGTGTGGTAAAGGATCGTTTACAATTTTCATAAGTACACACATAAGGTCGTTCTCCCGTGTGCGTCCTCTTATGCGTTTTTAAATGATGCGATGCCGTAAAAGCTTTGCCACAACCTTTTTCTCGACATCTGAAAAAATAACTTGTTATTCTGCGTACAAATCGTACGCAATGTAtagggtgttcagtcacccgtgggaaaaattttaatgggagattctatacgacaaaataagacgaaaatcaagaataccaatttcttgatggaggcttcgttaaaaagatattaatgtttaaagttccgcctgtagaacggcaactgcgaacagctgcgcgcgCACCATAGCGTGATAgcgtgaactttaaacgttaataactttttaacgaagcctccatcgacaaattggtattcttgattttcgtcttattttggcctctagaatcccccattaaaattttttccacggTTGGCAGAACAGCctgtttaataaataatacacgACATTGTgatatagtataaaaatatgGGAATGTGTTTAACACATTAATATCCAACCTGTATCGATTGCAAATCAAGAATTCGATAAGTTTTAAATTACTTTGATCTTCTTGGAATATATATTAAGAATACAATACACAAGCAAAATTAAGCAAAATTGTAGAagcattaataattaaaaatatgtaaaaaaaaacaTACTTGTACGGTCTTTCTTGAGTATGAGTACGTATATGTTTCTTGAGATCGCTTAAAGTAGTGAAGAATTTAACGCATCCAGTCTCTTCGCAGTTAAATGTGTTGCCACTGTGAAGTCTTTGGTGAGCTCTCAGTCTGTAAAGGGTATTGAATGCTTTCTCGCAGCCTTTGTGATTGCACTCAAACGGTTTTACTTTTGTGTGTACCCTAATATGAATCTTTAGGCTGTACGACGTGAGAAAGGCCTTGCCACAATTTGGTTCTGCACATTTAAATCGATACTCGCCTGAAAGTTTTGAGAATTCCCTCCACATAAAATGTTTGCTGGTCTACCTATTGCTTGCGGTATCTGAAAGCCATGCAGGTCGAAGCGATCCCTTTATACCAGCAGTGACGActtcataataaataatattatacgtAAGAAAACATTTCTAAAGCGCAAACACACTTCGTACATACCAATTCGTTTAGAACACGTAAGCTAATATTAATAACGGTAACATTTCTCGCACCTACCTTAGATCCTTCAATCTGAGAAAGCATGAAAAAGACATATACAAATTAGTGTAACGTGTTACGGTAGTTATGTAAGCGCAACAAGCAATgcatatattatttaaaattgtatacGTGAGACAATGATTGTTAACGTAAATAAAAATTCTCGTCCCGACATTTTCGAGTTATTGCATACctctaattataattataatacgcTATTTAAAAGTACACGATATTCAAGATATTAGTAACATTTTTCGTAGTCATTCATTCtcgtaataaaaaaatgtttaacttCTTCGAGTCAACGATTATATAAAAATGTTACCTTTGTGTGTTTTCATGTGAGTGCGCAAATTTCCAACCGTACTGTAAGTTCTATTACATCCCTCGTATTCGCAGGTGTAACGACCAATGTGTTTTTGACTTATGTCTGAAACTGTGCTCTCAATTTTGATAGTTGCATATGTTGATTCGCTTGGTAAAACATCATCTTGATCAGAATGAATTCCCATATAAATCTCATGTGGACTAATGGTGTGATGTAtcgacctataaaaaagtagaaACATTAGTTAGTAACATACATCTGTAAACTTGTTTGTGAAAATAATGATCTGACGTTTTGATATATGTAACACAGACTAATTTTACCAACAAAATatatattcaatatatattCACTAAGCATGAGTAACACTTAGTTGAATGCATTGTTACTTGTGACTACTCCTAAGCTAAATTTATAGCATTGTAACATTGCAGTTATATACTTCAACAGTTACAAACGAATAATCTGTATCTAACAATTAATCTTgtgaataaatacatgaaaatacATCGACatcgtacatttaaaaattgattttttatatGCAAATGAATAAACGACTTTAACAATAAACTATACAATTTTATGGATACGGTGAAACCAGTATTAAAGCTAGTTTACAATTTACGAAAATTGGAAGAAAATACAACTACatgtatattaaataatttctattcAATGATGTATACTTAATGGTAAATATCAAAGAAACATTCTTCTGGCATTAAACAAGTGAAAGTAATAGATAAAAGTAAGGGTCTAATTTCAAAATGCGTTATATCCTTATAAGGACGGGATACAAAATACCGCTTGCCGTGTAAATGAATAGGTTACAAATCACTTTTGTTCTTTCCTTAGTTTTGCTTTCGTTCTCAGCGAAACGATTGTCCAGAAAGACATTTGTTTCACaggaacaaaaataaaatgtaaaattcaAGTAATCTTACCCCGTAGTGTTGTCATTAGGTGGCTTTTCGTCGATAGGAATATCGTCATCGGAATACTTTTCATAATCGAACACAGCACTCTGTTCGTAAGCTATCCCAAAATTGGTTAAGTCTAAGCTATCATCGAGGCAATCCTGGAGATCGTGTGTCACAAGAATGTTATCAAAATTTCCCTCAATATCGTCGGCATTCTCGATCTCTTGAAATCGTTCGCCTTCCCACGTCGCCATACTTTTTCTGGCTGCACAAACAAATCACGAGGTATGTAATACGAACGTAGACGCGCCACCAACTTTTCATCACAATTTTACGAGAGCTACTCGATCGGTACACCGTATCTTTCATTTCAATATCACCTATAGGGAGCGTAAAGTAACTCCCTAGTAACTACCGCAGATGGCGCAGTTGGCGCCGATGCCAATCGTCAAGATGGAGGCCGGGGTGTTCTAGAGGATTTGTCTCTAGGCACTCCCTGGTCTAATTACTAATTaccatttattattaattaccccattatcatttccgtatcactcgcaacgttaccaacaggtaACACAAATGAATACAAGAGAAAGTGAGACAGATAATGAAATTACACAAACATTCCTGACCACACATTAtacttttggtaaagaatttttttctcgaaagtacgtaggatttcgggggtatgtctattgaccaaaaatgattgcaattgactcctgcaaacgaatataattttttcaaagtgatttgaaacttttcaatttcgccgaaaaatttacctaattagattttcggtaaggaatttttttctcgaaaatgcgtaggatttcgggggtatgtctaataaccaaaattgattgtaattgacccctacaaccgaaaataatttttttagaacgatttgaaattttttttttcaccgaaaaatttagacacctactccctgtcgattttccttaaaaattcgtttctgatttttagtaattttgtttgatgccgtgtagaaaagttgtctaatatttttttgtaggtacccatgagctctacccgagaaataaatttcattcaaatatattcactattgtaggtgttatggtcgtttgaaaattgccaTACATCATAGTCGATTCACATATATTTACACACCcaactacagctgtctgcctaTCAATACAAATTcaatgaatagtttctcaactgaccgccatccatgagaagagggcgctaaaatcacctccgaacgtTAAGGTCGGTAAGGCAGTCAGATTGGTCCACTTTCAGTTCATAAGGTAAAACgtcactcgtatacctcgtctgtgatataaCTGACCTTCATAAAGAATATTCTCTTCCATAAGCAATCAAACGTAACAAACCGAACAGTAATTGTGTAGTATAAATAATCTTATAAACATATCTCAAATGCAGTCTTCCAATTTTCGTGGATAAAACTACATTCCCATCGAACGTTGACTTCACTGCAATGAAAATGATTTATAACCTTGCTTATCGTGGACAGTCCTGATAAGACGTTTAACGTCACGGTACTGCTATAATTCCGAGTAGGATACAAATTCCAAATCCCCTTTTGAAACTACCTATACAACGCGATGTATAATGATGCGTAAGTGGCGTGCATTGTACAGTTCGCGCCTGATTCGAGGAACATTAAGATAGTGTACCGTGCATCAGTTGATTCGACATGTGCTCCAAAAAGTCACCGCGAATTCTCTCGATACAGAGTCACGTGGTATTCGGTTACGTTGGGAATAAAAGTGCGACATTTCCATTGCAGGTAACCGACACGCCCACGTTGCAAAACAGAAATCATTCGTGTACACGTTCCACGTACATTCACATGACCGAGATTCACTTATCTTAAGCCAATTACGTGTGCTCGCGAGGCAAGTTCCACCAATCATCCTCATTCACGGTGAATTTACTTATGATTTCAGACATCAACTTTCACAATAGTAAAATGATAGAAAAAGTAAAGTAATCGTTGTAACCGACACGTAAATAAAATCATACACGCCATTCACTTTgcgaaagaaaatattaaaataaccgTCTAACGTACGAAGGAATATATTCGTCTACGATTTAATATGAAATTGCAAATTCGTGGAGAGGTTGAGAATAAGAGATTGGGGTGGGGTGAAAACCACCCTACGAAACTTCAAGCTTCTGATACTGCCCTCGAAATTATTCGATATGTAAGAAAATCTTTTGAAACAATTTTGTATAGTTCTCGTATCAAGAAaacaaatagaaaaataaaataaaaaaattatttataaacaagTTACTCGTTCCATGTTTTCAATTGTCAAAATATTTTAACGACTGATTgcaaatttgaaataaaaatagttcGCTCTATCGTCTTTTAAAAAGTTTTCTTACgcgaaaaaattgatattttactCGATTTTCCTGAACTTTCCATCAAAAGCCATAGATTTTGAAAACTTCCATTATGCCCAATAATTTGTAATTAATCGATACAAATGTAAATATTCAGTAGCGTAACCAGCAACTCTGGGGCCCAGATACTAAAATTTATGGCGGGATTCTTTCAAGGGTTAGCTagttaattttattatattagaaaaaagaaaataaagtgaAAAGGAATGCAGCCAAAAAGCTTAGCAATAATTATTACATCGAACAATACTTTTGGCAAGACAGTTTTACAGTTtgtatctaaaaaaaaataaccAGAAATTAGCTAATATCGTTTGGTTATATTGTGAAATTGGTGTGACGCATACCTTCAGTTTCGTCGATAACATTTCATAgataaaattctaaatatttcaaatgtatgagaaagataaaAAATAGATAATTCTTTTTCTTTAGTTATTAGGATTTGAGGTAGATGCAATTAATTCTGTTCAACTATCCAATCATACTGGATACAAGGTCTTTAAAGGCCAAGTACTAAATGATAAAGATTTAGGTAAGATTAAGTCTCCCCGTGAATACGAAATTACAGaaaatacgcgtattttaaagaatttatttCCAAGCGTTTTAACGTTAACGATCACTTTGTAGAGGACTTAGTGGATGGCTTAGCGCAAAATGACTTAGATAATTATACTCATTTGCTCACTGGATACGTTGGTTCTGCTTCTTTTTTGAAGAGAATAGCAGGAGTGGTTCGCGCCTTAAAACGCAAAAATCCCGATCTCATATATGgtaaataaatagaaatgtaACAAAAGTATTAACTGATATCGGCAATTTCGTATTAAtcacgaattttttttaatacaagTGTGTGACCCTGTTATGGGAGACAATGGTAAAATGTACGTTCCCGAGGCACtaaatgaaatttataaaaCAGAAATAGTGCCATTAGCAGATATCTTAACGCCAAATCAATTTGAAGTGGAGTACGTTAaaccttttatttttctttttctaataTAAATTTAGAAGTAGTAGCGTTCATACTGGTAATTATTTCAGGCTACTAACGGGTATAAAAGTCGGTACGATACCTGAATTGCGGAGTGCTATAAAAGAATTACATAAAGCTGGTCCGCAAATAGTAGCTGTCTCGTCGACAGAAATTGATAATAAATTAACGGCGATCTTCAGTACGATAAAAGGTAATAAAATCATAAAAACCATAGGTGTGTACAGGTAGACTGCACGATCTTCAGGGCGTCTGGAAATGCATTGAAAGATGGGTGAATCCGCGAAAATCGAAAATCGCGTTTcctttcttatacagggtgttcagtcaaccctgggaaaaattttaatgggggattctagaggccaaaataagacgaaaatgaagaataccaatttgttgatggaggctttgttaaaaagttattgacatttaaagttctgctcgtattgaatttttttctcgaaagtgggtgggatttcaggggtaggtctgttcaccaaaaattattgtaatggaccctcgtaatcgaaaataatttttttagaacgatttgaaattttttttttcgctgaagaatttaggcacctaccccctgtcgatttttcacatgaattcgtttttgatttttaattaatcTCTTTGACGCTGTAGgggaattttgtctaatactattttgtaggtatccacgagttccacttcagaaataaatttcattgaaatatattcactattatagaagttatggtcgtttgaaaattggacaactGTTATGGGGtttacattttttttctcgaaagtgggtaggatttcgggggtatgtctaatgaccaaaaattattgtaatcgatcctcgtaatcgaaaataatttttctaaaacgatttgaaattctttttttccgtcgaaaaatttcacaccttctcgaatttttttctcgaaagtgggtaggatttcggaggtatgtttaatgaccaaaaattattgtaatggaccctcgtaatcgaaaataattttttcaaaacgatttgaaattttttttttttgccgaagaatttaggcaactaccccctgtcgatttttcatatgaattcgtttttgatttttaattaatcTCTTTGACGCTGTAGgggaattttgtctaatactattttgtaggtatccacgagttccagttcagaaataaatttcattgaaatatattcactattatagaagttatggtcgtttgaaaattggacaactGTTATGGGGtttacattttttttctcgaaagtgggtaggatttcgggggtatgtctaatgaccaaaaattattgtaatcgattctcgtaatcgaaaataatttttttagaacgatttgaaattttttaattttggcgggaaatttcaccaccttctcgaatttttttctacaaagtgggtaggatttcgggggtatgtctaatgaccaaaattgattgtaattgacccccacaaccgaaaataattttttcaaaacgatttgaaattttttttttttgccgaagaatttaggcaactaccccctgtcgatttttcatatga
The window above is part of the Colletes latitarsis isolate SP2378_abdomen chromosome 2, iyColLati1, whole genome shotgun sequence genome. Proteins encoded here:
- the Pdxk gene encoding pyridoxal kinase → MCSKKSPRILSIQSHVVFGYVGNKSATFPLQLLGFEVDAINSVQLSNHTGYKVFKGQVLNDKDLEDLVDGLAQNDLDNYTHLLTGYVGSASFLKRIAGVVRALKRKNPDLIYVCDPVMGDNGKMYVPEALNEIYKTEIVPLADILTPNQFEVELLTGIKVGTIPELRSAIKELHKAGPQIVAVSSTEIDNKLTAIFSTIKDNTVIKIDIPKIPTSFTGSGDLFAALFLAHTYLQDSMKAAIEKTVNSLYCVLLETYEHSKACQDKESQPAKRIELRLIQSKNYLENPTMHLHAEPL